In the Natrinema sp. CBA1119 genome, GCATCGAAAACCTCAACGAGCTAGATGGTCGTGCGATCCAGCGCTACCTCACTTGGCGTGCCGAAGAAGCTCCAACGAGTGTTGATCACTTAGCTCCTAAGTCAGAGAAGACGCAGATCGACATCACTCGGAAATTCGTTGAGTACTGCGAAACGATCGATGCTGTCCGAGTCGGGCTCCATGAGCAGATTCTCCCATTCCGCGTCAAGGAAGCTGACGAAGTCCGCGACGAGATGCTGGATATGGGACGGATCTCGGAGATTCACAATTACCTGGAGACGTATCACTACGCATCCAGGGATCATATCATCTGGACGCTGCTCGCCGAATCAGGATTCCGGATTGGCGCTCTCCGCTCATTGGACGTTCAGGACTTCGATCCAGACAATCGGACGCTTCGACTCCGTTATCGGCCAGAATCGGAGACATCGCTCAAGAACGACCGTGGGAGCGAGCGGCTCGTTGGCTTGATCCGAGACGGGACGGTCGAAGCCCTTCAGGCGTACATCGATGATCAGCGCGTCTCAGCCACTGATGAGTACGGTCGTGAGCCCTTGCTCACGACCCGCAACGGAAGAGTTGCTAGATCAACGATCCGGAAGTCCGTTTATCGGTGGAGTTGCCCACAGGCGCTCGGAGACGAGTGTGATCACGATGATTCGATGACGTCATCTGACGCGTGGCGATGCGGGAACAACGCCTGTCCGCACATGGTTCGTGCCGGTGTGATCACGTATCTCCTCCGGGAGGACGTCCCAATCGACTACGTCTCTGATCGTTGTGATGTCAGCCCATCCGTGATTCGGACGCACTACGATGGTCGTAGTGAGTCCGAGCGCATGGAAGCCCGAAGTCAGGCAATTGCAGAGCAGCTCGCTAACTAACCCCGGTTTTCGAATTCATAGACATGACAGAGTTCCACGACGCAGATAGCATCGGCACTGATAGTAATAGACACGTCCTCCCATCGGGCCCAGAGATCTACTCTCATGAACATCAGGAGGTGGATCGACGACAACTCTTGTGCATCGATGGCCTGACGGCGTACGAAGTCTTCTTGGAATGCCAGTCGGATGGTTGCTCCGAAGAAGCGAGCCTCATCTTCGCAGAAGGGGATTTCCCAGATTCGCCAGAAGAAGTAGACGATCTGATGTACGACGTGTATCGATGGTTCCGCGAGAATGCTGCTGATCTGGTACCGTATAAGGAGGATGCTTCGCTATATATCGCAACCTACGTCCTGATCGCTGGTGAGGAGAACGATCGTAGTTTGTTACGATCCCGAATTGCCCTGTTCCTTGCTGCCGATGAGGGATATCAAGATGGGGATCACAGTCGCCTCCCGAAAAAGAAGGGGGAGCTCCTACGTACTGTGAAACAACAAACACGGGACGCAATCCAGGCTCTTGGATCGGGACAGAATCCTGCCCTCAACCAGCTTCACCGAGAGATGGAGGGATAAATCGAATTAGGCTACCGTCTTCACAGCTTCAATTCCAAATTCCGGCCGCAGGGGTTCGCCCAGACATGGGCGGGTGGAGGCTTTCCTCCATGACACCAGTTCGAAGACACGACCGGAGAGGTATCGAATTAGAACAACTCATTCTCGAAGAGAGACTTATCAAATCCGCTCTCAGAATTTCTTTTTCGCGCCGATCAGGGATCCCACTACAGGGGGAGAGCATTCGGCAGTCGCGTCGGACTGCTAGAACCATTCATGACGCCGATCTACGAGAGCAACTGACCGACCACGTTGCCGAAGTGCTACAGACACTACTACTGTCTGTAACCAATTGCATACATCATCATCGTATCTATCAGATCATCATCAGTTGGTTCCCGCAGCTTGATGCGGGGTGGTCTGTGTGAGCGGTGAGACCAATCGCGTGAGATTGAATCTCCGTATCGACGAAGACGTGAAACGGAATTTCAACAACGCAATCAAGGCCAAGTTCGGAAAGTGCCGGCCATATGCCGGTATCGAGTTGGAACGGGAGTTCCGATACTTCCTCCACCAGGGAGAACTCGCGGATCTACAAGACGCAGTTGATGACCTCACGGACACCTTGGGTGGTTCAGAAAGCAAAGAAAAAACTCGTGAGGTTAATCGAGGAGAGACAGTCGTTGCTTCCCACCGAATCGAAGAAAACGTTCGTACAGCCCTGATATCGGCTTCTCAAGACGATTATCGTTCCGCCGGTGAACTAGCAGAGGCGATTATGTACGGATACATCACCGACGGTAGCGTAATCGAACGGGTAACACAGACGCTTCAGAGGATCTCGGAGGAGTCTCAACCGGATGTCGATAATTCGATGGGGGCGAAAGAACGTCGTACCAACACGATCGTTAACGAACTCGGACGACCTAAAGAGGGAGGATTCACTCTCGATGATCTCGATCAGGCTATCGAGGCTGCCAAAGGTATCAGTGCTAGCGACTACACTCGTGAGCAGTATCTCCCCAGAGTGCTTGATGAATTGGATTTCACGTGGCATCCGAATAACTCAAAGTTATACGTTAATCCGGAAGGGTTAGAGCTCACGGATCCACGAGATCCGACTAAAAAGCCGTTGATGCTTATGGATCGAGATGACAAGCGGCTAGCTATCAAGGTTGCTGCGTACCGCTCCGATGATACCACCTCAATAAAAGCGGCCTTCAGCATTCCCGATGCAGTTGACCTATTCAAAGGTCAAATACGGAAAAGTACGATCCGGCAATTGATGCGAGAAATCGCTGAGTCCTCACCAGGATACGAATACAACCAAGATCGGGAAACACTGGGAGTTGATGTGAAAAGGGTGAAACGCCACGATCTGGAGAATGAGGACCTACTAAAGATCGAGGGTGATGAGTTAATTCTCATGGGAGACGATGCTTAAGGTTCGCTGAGAGGTCTCCGTTTGTCGATGAATTCGATGATTTTGCTGTACCGACTCTAGTCGTTAGAGGAACTGCAGGCTCTACATCGAAGAGAGTCTTTGATGGTATTCAGTGGATTCTCTACGCTCAACACACTATCACATGAAGAACACTGGACGGTGTCCATAGTCCCGATCCCGCTCCCATATCCGAGCGTCACCGTTCGGGAAACTCCCTGCTCAGCCAGTTCGATATCGATCTCTCCCCGTTCGTACTCTACCTGTGTTACCGTGAGGGGAGCCACTCGAATATCCAACGCATGCCGCTTTCGGATCTCATCCTGCTTCTGGGGAAACCCCTGGTCTCGTCGTTCGTGCAGAGCACGCAATTCCGAATCGACATCTTCATACTCAGCTTTTGCCTCTTTCCGTTTCTTCAGTGCCTCCACGCGATCGTCCTGATCACCGCCATTGATCGATTCACTCAACTCATCGATCTTCGAAGACAGCTTAGAACGTTCCTCCTCCAGCTCTTGGATCCGTTGTTGTTGCAGTTGGCGGTACTCTTCGACCTCTGCGTCCGCTGCTCTGGATGCCTCATTATGGACCTCCTCAATCTCGTTCTGGATGCTCTTCATCAGCTGATCCTGGGCTGTGTTAAGCAGTGATCGTGCGTCTGTCTCCGACAATGACGATTGCGTGGTAGTGGGAGAGCCGTTCGTGGTTATCGACGTCATATGAAGAAACGTCTCTTCCAACGCTGGAAGTCTCTGCTCCGAGCGATGGTCGATAGCAATGGCGCGAAGGAGCTCTTGTTGGTACTCACTGACGGTTTCGATACTCACCTCGAAGAGAACCACAATCGCTGTGCGGTCGTAATACGGAGTGAACTGGGCCTCCTTGACTTCGACGTCACCTTCTTTGATCCACTGGGGGATTTCCACATCGTCCCAATCGGCTTCTATCGATAGTTTCCCGGTGGGATGGCGCTCAGTTGCCTCTCTGAGGATCCGCTGAAAAAACTCACTCTCTGGATGAAGAGACTCTCCGGTAGCATCTTCGTCTCTGTCTGCGCCACAAAGCAACGATAGGCTTCCCGCCGGCAATTCCGTATCCTCATTGTCTGGGATCGTAACTTCCCAGGTGTCCCCTCGTTTCTCAATGGTGCCACCGAGTGACTCCAAGTAGCCTTCGGTGAATATCTCAACGAGAGACTGCGTGACCGCGAGTGCTGCCTCAGTCATCGCTTTCTCCCAGGTCGAATCCTTCGAAGACTCCGTTGTTGAACTCCTCCAGTTTGTCCGCAAGTTCACGTTGTTCCTGCAGATCAACGGCCATCGCATCGAAATCGTTCTCCAGATCGACCTCTGAACCAGCATTAACCAGTCGCTCGAAAATCTGGTCCTCAAAGCTCGTACCAGACTCTTCTAACCGACTCAAGATCGCACTTAGCTCGCCC is a window encoding:
- a CDS encoding site-specific integrase, with translation MSSKDDDPNDRRVGSDPNRSNNTRGDPRSTNLKPISPAEAVEWYLHRRRNELASSSLKTHRSSLRHFTKWTEQVGIENLNELDGRAIQRYLTWRAEEAPTSVDHLAPKSEKTQIDITRKFVEYCETIDAVRVGLHEQILPFRVKEADEVRDEMLDMGRISEIHNYLETYHYASRDHIIWTLLAESGFRIGALRSLDVQDFDPDNRTLRLRYRPESETSLKNDRGSERLVGLIRDGTVEALQAYIDDQRVSATDEYGREPLLTTRNGRVARSTIRKSVYRWSCPQALGDECDHDDSMTSSDAWRCGNNACPHMVRAGVITYLLREDVPIDYVSDRCDVSPSVIRTHYDGRSESERMEARSQAIAEQLAN